The Gemmatimonas aurantiaca T-27 DNA segment TGAGTTACATCGACAAGAAGACCGGGCGGGATGAACATGTGCGCGCCAAGGTGGTGGTGCTGGCCGCATCGAGTCTCGAGTCGAGTCGCATCATGCTCAACTCGAAGTCTTCACGATTCCCTGATGGCATCGGCAATTCCAGCGGCGTGGTGGGACGCTACATCACCGATTCCACCGGCACCGATGTGGCTGGGTATATCCCTGCGCTGGAAGGCATGCCCCGGCACAACTGCGATGGGGTGGGCGGTGGCCATGTGTACATGCCGTGGTGGCTGGACAACAAGAAGCTCGACTTCCCGCGGGGGTACCACATCGAAGTGTGGGGCGGGTACGGCATGCCGAGCTACGGGTTCATGGGCGGCATTCAGCGCTATCCGGACGGTGGTGGTTACGGTGCCTCCCTCAAGGAGAGCTATCGCAAGTACTGGGGCACGACCATCGGGTTTTCGGGACGTGGCGAAATGATCCCCAACGAGAAGTCGTATGCCGAACTCGATCCCGAACGGCGTGATCAGTGGGGCATCCCGGTGCTGCGGTTCCATTGGCAGTGGACGGATCATGAGTACAACCAGGTGAAGCACATGCAGGAGACGTTTCGGGCGTTGATCGCCGAAATGGGCGGCACCGTGTTCAATGCCATGCCGAGCAAGGAGCAGGGCTACGGTATCGCGACGGGTGGATCGATCATCCACGAACTGGGCACGGTGCGCATGGGTAGCGATGCAAAGGTGTCGGCGCTCAACAGTCAGTGTCAGGCGTGGGATTGCAAGAATCTCTTTGTCGCGGACGGTGGGTCATTCGTGTCGCAGTGCGACAAGAACCCTACCTGGACCATTCTTGCACTTTCGATGCGGGCATCAGAGTACATCACCCAGCAGCGCAAGGCGGGGGCCCTCTGATGGAACGCCGCGAGATGATGAAGCTGTTGGCCACCATGCCGATGGGTGCCTGGGCGCTTTCGCATAGTGATGTGGCCGATGCCGCCTTGCATACACACACCGTGCTCGATGAGCTGGAGCAGGCACAGCCACGGGCCGCGTTTGTGCCGAAGTTCTTTCAGCCGCTCGAGTGGCGCACCGTGCGCGTGCTGGCCGATATGGTGATCCCGCGTGATGCGCGATCGGGCAGTGCGACGGAAGCCGGTGTGCCCGAGTTCATGGACTTCGTGATGATGACGTACACGGGCAATCAGGCCCGTATGCGCGACGGATTGGGATGGCTCAACGCCGAATCGCGGGCGCGTTTTGGCAAGGCGTTCCCGGATCTCGCCGCGGCGCAGCGCACCGCGATTGTCGATGACATCGCCTGGCCCGCCAAGGCCAAGCCGGAGCACCAGGCGGGCGTCCGATTCTTCAATGCGTTCCGCGATCTGTGCGCGAATGGGTTTTTCACCAGCCGCATTGGTGTGAAAGACATCGGGTACATGGGCAATGTGCCCGTCTCTGCCTGGGCGGGTTGCCCTGCGCCGGCCAATCGCAAAGCGCTGGGGGGCGCGTGAGTCAGCGTGGGATGATGGGTCATCGTATCGCCGCCGCTCTGGCATTTGTGGCGGCGATGGTGGGTTCCGGTGTGAGTGCGCAGCGCGCGCCCATAGGTCCCGCCACCCGGTCGTATGTGCGGGTGGATACCGCTGTGGTCGCACTCACCAATGTGCGTGTCATCGACGGCACGGGCGCCGCACCGCGTGATGGGCAGACGGTGGTCATCCGCGATGGTCGCATTGCGTCCATCGGGCCGGCCGCGAGTGCCTCGATACCAGCGGGCGCGGTGACGATGGATCTGGCCGGCAAGACGGTGATCCCGGGTCTCGTGATGGTGCATGAACATCTCTACTACCCGGTGGGTGCCGGCACGTACGGCAACCTGACGGAGAGTTTCACGCGACTGTATCTGGCCGGCGGTGTGACCAGCATGCGCACCGGCGGCAACATGAACGGGATCTCGGAAATCCTGATCGGCAAATCCATCGCACGTGGCGACAAAGCCGGTCCGTGGATTGACGCCACCGCGCCGTATCTGGAAGGCCCCGGTATGGGCTTCAATCAGGTGCAGATCCTTCGTGATACGACCGACGCGCGCAAGCTCGTGGAGTATTGGGCCGATTTGGGCGCCACGTCGTTCAAGGCGTACATGAACATCTCGCGCGCCGCGCTCAAGGTCGCGGTCGATGCGGCACACAAGCGGGGACTCAAGGTCACGGGCCACCTGTGCTCCGTGACCTATCGCGAAGCGGCCGACGCGGGAATCGACGATCTGGAACACGCGTTCTTCGCGATGAATGACTTCGTGCCCAACAAGCCGGTCGATACCTGCGTGGG contains these protein-coding regions:
- a CDS encoding amidohydrolase family protein, which encodes MMGHRIAAALAFVAAMVGSGVSAQRAPIGPATRSYVRVDTAVVALTNVRVIDGTGAAPRDGQTVVIRDGRIASIGPAASASIPAGAVTMDLAGKTVIPGLVMVHEHLYYPVGAGTYGNLTESFTRLYLAGGVTSMRTGGNMNGISEILIGKSIARGDKAGPWIDATAPYLEGPGMGFNQVQILRDTTDARKLVEYWADLGATSFKAYMNISRAALKVAVDAAHKRGLKVTGHLCSVTYREAADAGIDDLEHAFFAMNDFVPNKPVDTCVGRGGAAQNTMAALDPASPEVQALFKYLIDRNVAVTSTLTIFETFTPGRPLPRGLDVLLPQLRDEYQRRHDATQRNTQSPYLKSFAKGMAMERAFAKAGGTVIVGTDPTGGGGLVAGFSNQRAVELLVESGFSPLEAIRISTLNGATYLGRGDVTGSLVPGKLADLVVLDGNPVQDITAIRNVELVFKQGVGFDPKALIESVRGKAGLW
- a CDS encoding gluconate 2-dehydrogenase subunit 3 family protein, translating into MERREMMKLLATMPMGAWALSHSDVADAALHTHTVLDELEQAQPRAAFVPKFFQPLEWRTVRVLADMVIPRDARSGSATEAGVPEFMDFVMMTYTGNQARMRDGLGWLNAESRARFGKAFPDLAAAQRTAIVDDIAWPAKAKPEHQAGVRFFNAFRDLCANGFFTSRIGVKDIGYMGNVPVSAWAGCPAPANRKALGGA
- a CDS encoding GMC oxidoreductase, with translation MQIQPRRPEYDVCIVGSGAGGAMAAYELTRQGARVVMLEAGPWWDNTKDSSMLKMPYDTARRGGSTPERQFGEHDACLGGWDIPGEPYTVAEGSQNFRWWRGRMLGGRTNHWGRISLRFGPHDFKAKSRDGLGDDWPIGYDDIKPYYDRVDRLVGIFGSNEGLENHPDGEFMPPPEPRCYEKLVQRASKKLNVTCIPARLSIITKPLGMRAPCHYCGQCNRGCMTNSNFTAPNVLLFPAQKTGRLTILSNAMAREVTVNDAGLATGVSYIDKKTGRDEHVRAKVVVLAASSLESSRIMLNSKSSRFPDGIGNSSGVVGRYITDSTGTDVAGYIPALEGMPRHNCDGVGGGHVYMPWWLDNKKLDFPRGYHIEVWGGYGMPSYGFMGGIQRYPDGGGYGASLKESYRKYWGTTIGFSGRGEMIPNEKSYAELDPERRDQWGIPVLRFHWQWTDHEYNQVKHMQETFRALIAEMGGTVFNAMPSKEQGYGIATGGSIIHELGTVRMGSDAKVSALNSQCQAWDCKNLFVADGGSFVSQCDKNPTWTILALSMRASEYITQQRKAGAL